In one Spongiibacter tropicus DSM 19543 genomic region, the following are encoded:
- the gspJ gene encoding type II secretion system minor pseudopilin GspJ — protein MRCPGQRGFTLVELLIAIGIMALLGVMASALLNGALQNQDHVAERQQQLERVALALQMMRRDLEQLTPRIPRDEQGDPLPARLVAEQIGENSELEFVHGGRRLLPGQVLNSSLERVRYEVEDGVLLRYSAAVADPTENSPRQRRELLEDVGRFVVSFYDGSRWTSFWPPSTQLNALQPTGLRIELDVGPWPDIEMNVLLPELVQ, from the coding sequence ATGCGGTGCCCGGGGCAGCGGGGCTTTACCCTGGTCGAACTGCTGATTGCCATCGGCATTATGGCACTGCTCGGGGTAATGGCCAGTGCGCTGTTAAACGGGGCGCTACAGAATCAGGACCATGTGGCCGAGCGGCAACAGCAACTGGAGCGCGTGGCGCTGGCCTTGCAAATGATGCGTCGCGATCTGGAGCAGCTGACGCCGCGGATTCCCCGTGACGAGCAGGGTGACCCATTACCGGCCCGATTGGTGGCCGAGCAGATCGGCGAGAACAGCGAGCTGGAGTTTGTGCACGGCGGACGGCGGTTACTGCCGGGGCAGGTGCTGAACAGCAGCTTGGAGCGCGTGCGCTACGAGGTGGAAGACGGTGTATTGCTGCGTTATAGCGCGGCGGTTGCCGATCCCACTGAAAACAGCCCTCGGCAGCGCCGCGAACTGCTGGAGGACGTGGGGCGTTTTGTTGTGAGCTTTTACGACGGCAGCCGCTGGACAAGTTTCTGGCCGCCCAGCACGCAGCTCAATGCGCTGCAACCGACGGGTTTGCGCATTGAACTGGATGTTGGTCCCTGGCCTGATATTGAAATGAACGTGCTACTGCCGGAGCTGGTGCAATGA
- the gspG gene encoding type II secretion system major pseudopilin GspG produces MESLAFNHRRQQGFTLLEIMVVIVILGLLVAVVAPNVLQNQDRAMVEKARADIAVLEQSLDMYKLDNHVYPTTDQGLMALVKAPQTGPQPKNYRSNGYIKRLPDDPWGNPYQYIQPGEHGPYDLYSLGADGEEGGEELASDIVNWQE; encoded by the coding sequence GTGGAGTCGCTTGCATTTAACCACCGCCGTCAACAGGGTTTCACACTGCTGGAGATCATGGTGGTCATCGTCATTCTCGGTTTGCTTGTCGCCGTCGTGGCCCCGAATGTACTGCAGAATCAGGACCGCGCCATGGTGGAGAAAGCCCGCGCCGATATTGCGGTGCTGGAGCAGTCGCTGGACATGTACAAGCTCGACAATCACGTTTATCCGACCACTGACCAAGGGTTGATGGCTCTGGTGAAGGCTCCGCAAACCGGCCCCCAGCCGAAAAACTATCGCAGTAACGGTTACATCAAACGCCTGCCCGACGATCCCTGGGGCAACCCCTACCAGTACATTCAGCCGGGTGAGCACGGTCCTTATGACCTGTATTCGCTGGGTGCCGACGGTGAAGAGGGCGGCGAGGAGCTGGCCAGTGATATCGTCAACTGGCAGGAGTAA
- a CDS encoding DUF3080 family protein — MTRIVCYLLFSSLLVSCGDRPDAYEALWQRYTQSLSRTLDRQAPVPAPAALPALPSAAAITFPVDSEQINLLEFLRLRRCALGQTLAEKNSILGRHGDNASALLFALRFLDEVDACIEILDDSEAELKASLLSAKRQKRKQLPALIFNALIAGPEFRELWQAPAQHRQPYPPEQRDVAVTALAHWRVLQQQWLAGLDYHRYRELIPILADIRRGLGGEWLRFQRQSNSGLKQANALLEQRLNGRQLCLTGSANENARIFAQVLHKLFIAGIQAEASLANRHQQALLTELEGLSGELAVQLALPSAYQAWQKQLTERGEQFLKAFQRHVQLSGELLEQCGLSPSSTQDSR, encoded by the coding sequence GTGACCCGCATTGTTTGCTACCTGCTGTTCAGCTCACTGCTGGTGTCCTGCGGTGACAGACCTGATGCCTATGAGGCCCTTTGGCAGCGATATACCCAATCACTGAGCCGTACGCTCGACAGGCAAGCTCCCGTTCCTGCCCCAGCCGCCCTCCCCGCATTGCCAAGCGCAGCGGCAATAACATTCCCCGTCGACAGCGAGCAGATCAATCTGCTGGAGTTTTTGCGCCTGCGCCGCTGCGCGCTGGGCCAGACCCTCGCAGAGAAGAACAGTATATTGGGCCGTCACGGCGATAATGCGTCAGCGTTACTCTTTGCCTTGCGATTTTTGGATGAGGTGGACGCCTGTATTGAGATACTGGACGACAGTGAAGCCGAGTTGAAAGCCAGCCTGCTGTCAGCCAAACGCCAGAAGCGCAAACAACTCCCCGCACTGATTTTCAATGCCTTGATTGCCGGCCCGGAGTTTCGCGAGCTATGGCAGGCCCCCGCTCAGCACCGTCAGCCCTACCCACCCGAACAGCGGGATGTTGCAGTCACCGCACTGGCACACTGGCGGGTATTACAACAGCAGTGGCTGGCAGGCCTCGACTATCATCGCTATCGCGAGTTGATCCCCATACTCGCGGATATCCGCCGGGGTCTTGGAGGGGAATGGTTACGCTTTCAGCGCCAGTCGAATAGTGGATTGAAACAGGCTAACGCGCTGCTCGAACAGCGCCTTAACGGCAGACAGCTGTGCCTGACCGGAAGCGCCAATGAAAATGCCAGGATATTCGCTCAGGTACTGCACAAGCTCTTTATTGCCGGCATCCAGGCCGAGGCCAGCCTCGCCAACCGGCATCAACAGGCACTGCTCACTGAGCTGGAGGGGCTGAGCGGAGAGCTGGCAGTACAGCTTGCCCTGCCCTCCGCGTATCAGGCATGGCAGAAACAGCTGACAGAACGCGGCGAGCAGTTCCTCAAGGCGTTCCAGCGTCATGTACAACTCAGCGGTGAACTACTCGAACAATGCGGACTGAGCCCGTCGTCGACGCAGGACTCGCGTTAA
- the gspM gene encoding type II secretion system protein GspM, with protein MKSLNALLDGRSERERWILLGGIFAGIPLLVWLLLWQPLLDARASAEERLAQRQQIYSWMQGAAAQVTAARGRGQSLGTVSGSPQQQITSAARQFGVNISRIEPQSNGRFLVQVAMTDYNSAVRFIDALLMAGMPLDSLSMGRLDVPGRVSLRATLGGAS; from the coding sequence ATGAAGTCACTCAATGCTTTGTTGGATGGACGCTCGGAACGCGAGCGCTGGATTTTGCTGGGCGGCATTTTTGCGGGTATCCCGCTACTGGTGTGGTTACTGCTGTGGCAGCCGTTGCTGGATGCGCGCGCCAGCGCTGAGGAGCGTCTGGCCCAACGCCAGCAGATTTATAGTTGGATGCAAGGCGCCGCTGCGCAAGTGACCGCCGCGCGCGGGCGCGGGCAGTCACTCGGCACCGTCAGTGGCTCTCCGCAGCAGCAGATAACCAGTGCTGCCCGCCAGTTTGGTGTGAATATCAGCCGCATTGAACCGCAAAGTAACGGTCGTTTCCTCGTGCAAGTGGCGATGACGGATTACAACAGCGCCGTGCGGTTTATCGATGCCTTGCTGATGGCCGGTATGCCGCTGGATTCTCTGTCGATGGGGCGGCTGGATGTGCCTGGCCGGGTGTCGCTGCGAGCGACTCTGGGAGGCGCATCGTGA
- the gspK gene encoding type II secretion system minor pseudopilin GspK encodes MRAPPAKQRGAALMMVLLMVAIMLVLSVNLIDAVRYNSQRLFNQRLMDQAYWYALGGERIAVFALEDIAGESVVTLNQNWARKDIVFPVDGGSIAGLVEDEQACFNVNRLYLSDEAAQSGSRSPAQQVLEGLLLNLELNPQRAAFITQRLSDWVDADFSPEGTYGAEDLTYTAADYPYLPPNQPLDSLSEMSLFAEFEEDEEAALRPYLCALPEIETGLNINTLSPEDAPLLAAAIGNILAVPVVQQIIEERPEEGWATVEDFVVMLGLSEGQPIPAELQAGLTVKSRYFRGLADVLYEQRRLRLYSRLVLNNGKVYAYAREYGEVF; translated from the coding sequence ATGAGGGCGCCTCCAGCCAAGCAGCGTGGCGCCGCGCTGATGATGGTACTGCTGATGGTCGCCATCATGCTGGTGCTGTCGGTAAACCTGATCGACGCCGTGCGCTACAACAGTCAGCGCCTGTTCAATCAGCGATTGATGGATCAGGCCTACTGGTATGCGCTGGGTGGAGAGCGCATTGCGGTATTTGCGCTGGAAGACATTGCCGGTGAGTCGGTGGTGACACTGAATCAGAATTGGGCGCGCAAGGATATTGTGTTTCCGGTAGACGGTGGCTCTATCGCCGGGCTGGTTGAGGACGAGCAGGCCTGTTTTAACGTCAATCGCCTGTATTTGTCGGATGAAGCCGCCCAAAGTGGCAGTCGCAGCCCCGCCCAGCAGGTGCTGGAAGGCTTGCTGCTGAACCTGGAGCTGAATCCTCAGCGCGCAGCCTTTATTACTCAGCGGCTGAGCGACTGGGTCGATGCCGACTTTTCTCCCGAGGGGACGTACGGCGCGGAAGATTTGACCTACACGGCGGCAGACTATCCTTATTTGCCGCCCAACCAGCCTCTCGACTCGCTGAGCGAAATGAGCTTGTTTGCTGAGTTCGAAGAGGATGAAGAAGCGGCACTGCGACCGTATCTATGTGCGTTGCCGGAGATTGAAACGGGGCTGAATATCAATACCCTCAGCCCGGAAGACGCGCCACTGCTGGCGGCTGCGATTGGTAATATTCTGGCGGTGCCCGTGGTGCAGCAGATTATTGAAGAACGCCCGGAAGAAGGCTGGGCGACGGTTGAAGATTTTGTCGTGATGCTGGGGCTGTCAGAGGGGCAGCCCATTCCGGCAGAGTTGCAGGCCGGGCTGACGGTCAAGTCGCGATATTTTCGCGGCCTTGCCGATGTGTTGTACGAGCAGCGACGCCTGCGTTTGTACAGCCGCTTGGTGTTGAACAATGGCAAGGTTTACGCCTATGCGCGTGAATATGGAGAAGTTTTTTGA
- the gspN gene encoding type II secretion system protein N has protein sequence MKRLGVALLAIVVLLGSLVWQAPAWLLTDTLRDRLQGVELGAASGGLWQGRLSHVVVQGLQLDEIHWRVQPSGLWNQRLLHVTTSAPVDVSAELGLADAETLIASDVQARGQIAPLLDAVDVPSMGFDGQFIARLEQAQLTAKGCSELQGKVSIDQLSGDVDGLDALGSIQSTLSCSGGQIVVSIDPDNPMKVRGNLRIAMNGMPRGQIQLSPPEGSALYNSLSQFFGKPRNGKDFVLRF, from the coding sequence GTGAAACGCTTGGGTGTCGCACTTCTCGCCATTGTTGTTTTACTTGGCAGTCTGGTCTGGCAAGCCCCGGCCTGGCTGTTGACCGATACCTTGCGAGACCGTTTGCAGGGTGTAGAGCTGGGGGCGGCCTCGGGCGGGCTTTGGCAGGGGCGACTCAGCCACGTTGTGGTGCAGGGCTTGCAGCTCGACGAGATTCATTGGCGTGTTCAGCCGTCTGGCCTTTGGAATCAGCGGCTGCTGCATGTGACGACTTCCGCGCCAGTGGACGTCTCTGCTGAGTTGGGACTGGCTGATGCAGAAACACTGATCGCGTCGGATGTTCAGGCAAGAGGGCAGATTGCGCCCCTGTTAGACGCAGTGGATGTACCCAGTATGGGCTTCGATGGGCAGTTTATTGCCCGACTCGAACAAGCCCAGCTGACGGCGAAAGGGTGCAGCGAACTGCAGGGTAAAGTCAGTATTGATCAGCTCAGCGGCGATGTAGATGGGCTTGATGCTCTGGGCAGTATCCAGTCAACACTGAGCTGCAGCGGTGGACAGATTGTGGTGAGTATCGATCCCGATAACCCGATGAAAGTCCGGGGCAACCTGCGTATTGCGATGAATGGTATGCCGCGCGGGCAGATACAGTTGAGTCCGCCTGAGGGCAGCGCGCTGTACAACAGTCTCAGCCAATTTTTTGGCAAGCCGCGGAACGGCAAGGACTTCGTGCTGCGCTTTTAA
- the gspE gene encoding type II secretion system ATPase GspE — MSRTLSYAFARNNGLLVQEVDGDHLELLCCASTPPAALAEVQRALSAPFTLTLCDEAELQDKINEAFQRQQGDAMSAMGDISDEVDLDRLAEEIPESQDLLDAQDDAPVIRLINALFGEALKRDASDIHIETYEKSMSVRLRVDGILQEVLTPNRRLAPLLVSRIKVMSRLDIAEKRVPQDGRVSLRIAGRSVDVRVSTIPSNYGERVVMRLLDKQAARIDLSQLGMPAKTLTTLTDLLHQPNGIILVTGPTGSGKTTTLYAGLMALNDRKRNILTVEDPVEYDIEGIGQTQVHAKVGMTFARGLRAILRQDPDVVMVGEIRDQETAEIAVQASLTGHLVLSTLHTNTAIGAITRLVDIGVEPYLIASSLKGVLAQRLVRRLCHECREPIQLDATEARLLGDSSLEGKQAYNAAGCDACQHTGYRGRQGVYELLVIDREVGEMVHNRAGEQEIQRHVAGTMNTLMSEGRRLVLEGQTSLDELLRSVREGTDASL, encoded by the coding sequence ATGTCGCGAACGCTGAGTTACGCCTTTGCGCGCAACAATGGGCTGCTGGTACAAGAGGTTGATGGCGATCACCTCGAGCTGCTGTGCTGCGCGTCAACTCCCCCGGCTGCACTGGCCGAAGTGCAGCGGGCGCTGTCTGCGCCCTTCACACTGACACTGTGTGATGAGGCCGAGTTGCAGGACAAAATTAATGAGGCCTTCCAGCGACAGCAGGGCGATGCCATGTCGGCGATGGGAGATATCAGCGACGAGGTGGATCTGGATCGCCTCGCCGAGGAAATTCCCGAGTCGCAGGATTTGCTGGATGCCCAGGACGATGCGCCGGTTATCCGCCTGATTAACGCGCTGTTTGGCGAAGCCCTGAAACGTGACGCCTCTGATATTCATATCGAAACCTACGAAAAGAGCATGTCGGTGCGCCTGCGTGTCGATGGCATTTTGCAGGAAGTGCTCACCCCTAACCGCCGACTGGCGCCGCTGCTGGTGTCGCGTATCAAAGTCATGTCGCGACTGGATATTGCCGAGAAACGCGTGCCCCAGGACGGACGGGTATCGCTGCGTATCGCGGGTCGCTCGGTGGATGTGCGGGTGTCGACTATCCCGTCAAACTACGGCGAGCGCGTGGTCATGCGTTTGCTCGACAAGCAGGCCGCCCGCATTGACCTGAGCCAGTTGGGTATGCCCGCCAAGACGCTGACAACGTTAACCGACCTGTTGCACCAGCCCAATGGCATTATTCTGGTCACCGGCCCCACCGGTTCTGGTAAGACGACAACGCTTTATGCGGGTTTGATGGCGCTCAACGATCGCAAGCGCAATATTCTTACCGTTGAAGATCCGGTGGAGTACGATATCGAAGGTATCGGTCAGACCCAGGTTCACGCCAAGGTGGGAATGACCTTTGCTCGCGGCCTGCGCGCGATTCTTCGCCAAGACCCGGATGTGGTGATGGTCGGTGAAATCCGCGACCAGGAAACCGCCGAAATTGCGGTACAGGCCTCGTTGACAGGCCACTTGGTATTGTCGACGTTGCACACCAATACCGCCATTGGCGCGATTACCCGTCTTGTAGATATCGGTGTAGAGCCTTATCTGATTGCGTCGAGCCTGAAGGGGGTGCTTGCGCAGCGCCTGGTGCGGCGACTCTGCCACGAGTGCCGTGAGCCCATTCAGCTGGATGCAACAGAGGCGCGCTTGCTCGGTGACAGCAGCCTTGAAGGTAAACAAGCCTACAATGCGGCGGGCTGTGACGCCTGCCAGCACACGGGCTATCGCGGCCGACAAGGTGTGTATGAACTGCTGGTGATCGATCGTGAAGTGGGTGAGATGGTCCACAATCGCGCCGGTGAGCAGGAAATACAGCGCCATGTTGCCGGGACGATGAATACCCTGATGTCGGAAGGGCGCAGACTGGTTCTGGAAGGACAGACCAGTCTGGACGAACTGCTGCGCAGTGTTCGCGAGGGAACGGATGCCAGCCTTTGA
- the gspH gene encoding type II secretion system minor pseudopilin GspH, with protein sequence MISSTGRSKQRGFSLLELLVVIFIIGLMSGVAVLTLPGKDGEAMLREERAELMTSLRSARSEAVFSGRSLGLLWNGSSGRYVTLTESGWQPITVGPLSRQLELDSSVRAEISIAGEPLKMPEEEEGRRQMTPQIQFLGDGQISPFEWRLRSIDGDTLVFDDSLKVKD encoded by the coding sequence GTGATATCGTCAACTGGCAGGAGTAAACAACGCGGATTCTCCCTGCTCGAACTGCTGGTCGTCATTTTTATTATCGGCCTGATGAGCGGGGTGGCTGTGCTGACCTTGCCGGGCAAAGACGGCGAGGCGATGCTGCGTGAAGAGCGGGCGGAGCTGATGACCAGTCTGCGCAGTGCACGCTCAGAGGCGGTGTTCAGCGGCCGAAGCCTTGGGCTGCTGTGGAATGGCAGCAGTGGCCGCTACGTTACGCTGACAGAAAGCGGCTGGCAGCCGATTACCGTTGGGCCGCTGTCTCGACAACTTGAACTGGACAGCAGTGTGCGCGCTGAAATCTCCATTGCGGGTGAGCCGCTGAAAATGCCCGAAGAGGAAGAGGGTCGCCGCCAGATGACGCCACAGATACAGTTTCTGGGCGATGGTCAGATCAGTCCCTTCGAGTGGCGCCTGCGTTCAATAGATGGCGACACGCTGGTGTTTGACGACAGTCTGAAGGTGAAGGATTAA
- the gspI gene encoding type II secretion system minor pseudopilin GspI: protein MGRQRGFTLLEIMVALMIFATAAVALSKSLSEATLSTGELEKRQFADLVAQNLVVDILREGFGNRNTGKASLAGYDFVWQRSVADTPHPSMRRVELTVRMEGEKDTLATRMAFLKK from the coding sequence ATGGGACGGCAGCGGGGTTTTACACTGCTGGAAATTATGGTCGCGCTGATGATTTTTGCGACCGCTGCGGTTGCCCTGAGTAAAAGTCTCAGTGAGGCCACGCTGAGCACGGGTGAGCTGGAAAAGCGCCAGTTTGCCGACCTGGTCGCGCAAAACCTGGTGGTTGATATTCTTCGCGAGGGTTTTGGCAATCGCAATACAGGCAAAGCCTCGCTGGCGGGTTACGACTTCGTCTGGCAGCGCAGTGTGGCTGATACGCCCCATCCCTCCATGCGTCGCGTGGAACTGACGGTGCGTATGGAGGGCGAGAAGGACACCCTGGCGACACGCATGGCCTTTCTCAAGAAATGA
- the gspL gene encoding type II secretion system protein GspL produces the protein MSERLLLSMPADGDLRIHWLHWSDSTQQRLDTGSIEAGGSLDDLGERFAGVPCYVIVPGEWVSWQQVVLPKGGRVGLAALPFQLEEQLCSDLDSLHLVCGNIVANQPSDVLVVDRQRMDEWFALLKDSGLKVKSLLPDYAVLPENVVLLDERRATVRLPAAAASLSTDNLSAWWQVAGGDVSPRCYSEQGAAIAVSLPAESTQTYEQRLEQIARLFSPWPMNLLSGDYRLKEESNVLWQRLRWPVVLAGLLLALHWLSLGLEIADSRRQIALYEQGIDDIYRDTFPGARIVNARSQMRSQLAALEGGGVEQSAFMPWLDRIARASIGDSGIRLQQLNYEKNAVKVLIAADGYEQVDRWVAALLSQGFEVERGAFGQEQTGITGQLVLREGGK, from the coding sequence TTGAGCGAACGACTATTGCTATCCATGCCCGCAGACGGTGATCTTCGTATTCACTGGCTGCACTGGAGCGACAGCACTCAGCAACGTCTGGATACCGGCAGCATAGAGGCTGGCGGTTCACTGGACGATCTCGGTGAACGGTTTGCCGGGGTGCCGTGCTACGTCATTGTGCCCGGTGAATGGGTGAGCTGGCAGCAGGTTGTTCTGCCCAAAGGGGGGCGTGTGGGTCTCGCTGCGCTGCCTTTTCAATTGGAAGAACAGCTTTGCAGTGATCTGGATTCGCTGCATCTGGTCTGCGGCAACATTGTGGCGAATCAGCCCAGCGATGTGCTGGTGGTTGATCGCCAGCGCATGGACGAGTGGTTTGCCCTGTTAAAAGACAGCGGTTTAAAAGTAAAAAGCCTGCTGCCTGACTATGCTGTTTTGCCGGAAAACGTGGTGCTGCTGGACGAGCGCAGGGCGACCGTGCGCTTGCCTGCAGCGGCGGCCAGCTTGAGCACCGATAATCTGTCAGCTTGGTGGCAGGTCGCCGGAGGTGATGTAAGCCCGCGTTGTTACAGCGAGCAGGGGGCGGCGATTGCCGTGAGCTTACCCGCAGAAAGCACGCAAACCTATGAACAGCGGCTGGAGCAGATTGCCAGGCTGTTTTCGCCCTGGCCGATGAATCTTCTCAGTGGCGATTATCGCCTGAAAGAAGAGAGTAATGTCCTCTGGCAGCGGCTGCGCTGGCCGGTGGTACTCGCGGGGCTGCTGTTAGCACTGCACTGGCTCAGTCTGGGCCTGGAAATTGCCGACAGCCGTCGCCAGATTGCGCTCTATGAACAAGGCATTGACGATATTTATCGAGACACTTTCCCCGGTGCGCGTATTGTCAATGCACGCAGTCAGATGCGTAGCCAGTTGGCGGCGTTGGAGGGCGGGGGTGTTGAGCAGTCGGCGTTCATGCCTTGGTTGGACCGCATTGCCCGCGCCAGTATAGGAGACAGTGGTATCCGCCTGCAGCAGCTCAACTACGAGAAAAATGCCGTTAAAGTGCTGATCGCTGCCGATGGCTACGAGCAGGTAGACCGTTGGGTAGCGGCCTTGTTGTCACAGGGCTTTGAGGTTGAACGCGGTGCGTTTGGTCAGGAGCAAACAGGAATCACTGGCCAGCTGGTATTGCGGGAGGGCGGCAAATGA
- the gspF gene encoding type II secretion system inner membrane protein GspF gives MPAFEYRALDAKGNSKRGVIEADSSRLARQALREKQLFPVEINASRDKRRGGGSGFSLSRPKVNIADLALFTRHLATLIQSGIPVEEALAATAKHTRKAYLKGIVLELRSRVLEGHSLADGLNDHPNVFNSVYRALVSSGEKSGDLAEVLNQLAEYTEDSQKLRGVIVQAALYPLVLCFVALGVITALMTYVVPKVTAQFDHYDQVLPLLTRILIAISDGMASYWYTVVIAVIAVVLGAQWWLRDPERKLRAHRLQLRLPMWGPLVRELDSARMLRTLAILLSSGVPFLETLKVACATLSNEHLKQSMDRVREEVREGKSFSRCLQDEAELPPMAVYMIASGESSGELEQMVQRAAANLERELQARVQMFISLFEPLLIVVLGLVVLSIVLAILLPILQLNNLTQF, from the coding sequence ATGCCAGCCTTTGAATATCGTGCCCTGGATGCCAAGGGAAACAGCAAGCGTGGCGTAATCGAGGCGGACTCCAGCCGTCTTGCCCGTCAGGCGTTACGTGAAAAGCAACTGTTTCCCGTAGAAATTAATGCCAGCCGGGATAAACGTCGTGGCGGCGGCAGTGGATTCTCGCTGTCCCGTCCCAAAGTCAATATCGCCGATCTGGCGCTGTTTACCCGGCACCTGGCGACGCTGATCCAGTCGGGCATTCCAGTTGAAGAGGCGCTGGCCGCGACGGCCAAGCACACGCGAAAGGCCTACCTCAAAGGCATTGTGCTTGAGCTGCGCTCCCGTGTGTTGGAGGGCCACTCGCTCGCCGATGGGCTCAACGACCACCCCAATGTTTTCAATTCCGTTTATCGTGCACTGGTCAGTTCGGGCGAGAAGTCCGGAGATCTGGCGGAAGTCCTCAACCAATTGGCTGAATACACCGAAGACAGTCAAAAGCTGCGCGGCGTGATAGTGCAGGCCGCGTTGTATCCGCTGGTGTTGTGCTTTGTAGCCCTTGGGGTGATTACCGCGCTGATGACTTACGTGGTGCCCAAAGTGACGGCGCAGTTCGATCACTACGATCAGGTCCTGCCGCTGCTGACGCGAATTCTTATCGCTATCAGCGATGGTATGGCCAGCTATTGGTATACCGTGGTCATCGCTGTTATTGCCGTCGTGCTCGGTGCCCAATGGTGGCTGCGCGACCCCGAGCGGAAATTGCGTGCCCACCGCCTGCAGCTGCGCCTGCCTATGTGGGGGCCGTTAGTGCGTGAGCTCGATTCGGCGCGGATGTTGCGAACGCTGGCCATTCTGCTGTCTTCTGGTGTGCCGTTTTTGGAAACGCTGAAAGTGGCCTGTGCCACGCTCAGCAACGAACACCTGAAGCAAAGTATGGATCGCGTACGTGAGGAAGTCCGCGAGGGGAAGAGCTTCAGTCGCTGTCTGCAGGATGAGGCGGAATTACCGCCGATGGCGGTGTATATGATTGCCAGCGGTGAGTCCAGTGGTGAGCTGGAGCAAATGGTGCAGCGCGCCGCGGCAAATCTGGAGCGCGAGCTGCAGGCCCGCGTACAAATGTTTATCAGCCTGTTTGAACCCTTGTTGATCGTGGTTCTCGGGCTGGTAGTCTTGTCCATCGTGCTGGCCATCCTGCTGCCGATACTGCAATTGAATAACTTGACACAATTCTAG